A portion of the Sabethes cyaneus chromosome 3, idSabCyanKW18_F2, whole genome shotgun sequence genome contains these proteins:
- the LOC128744022 gene encoding zinc finger protein 329, whose product MASSQLQIRPPMGLLTTVADLPPSYKAQYIRSTTKLTPESPLDLTVKQTFGGAITPPLTPSPLKKRYREENDENYDGNRIKKVKIEPKEPDEKESTPSKPVKTGPTHRSSKNPPAMGPISKERRTKAARKLKFDEETTSPVSGTIIISLEEVINSDIPRESGDIDPQFNLVEISDEVRAELATIPNVIGAYNCKLCRLEFEDAFGLAQHRCACIVLLEYRCPECSKRFNCPANLASHRRWHKPRDQVAKKGDAEKSGDDSECKYRCEQCNKTFKRPAYLKKHQLTHNKTKNKPKHNQSSAECEPNARSNNVTGYPSSSGEESNNSADSRNTVYVSHMTEVPQAVFTVVASEPPQRTDLLHHNYHAQLSGPSSQHSTTTTEYNTIEEDDDYEERALVINEDYQEQEMEEIRSAYCDRFTEEENIAAAALAHLRNGPSVIRHTTALVV is encoded by the coding sequence ATGGCTTCATCGCAGCTCCAAATACGCCCACCAATGGGTCTCCTGACAACAGTGGCCGATTTGCCGCCAAGCTACAAAGCGCAATACATTCGCTCTACGACCAAACTCACCCCCGAGTCGCCGCTTGATTTGACTGTTAAGCAAACCTTCGGTGGAGCAATTACGCCACCCTTGACGCCTTCACCGCTGAAGAAACGCTATCGTGAGGAAAACGATGAGAATTATGACGGAAATCGTATCAAAAAGGTTAAAATCGAACCGAAAGAGCCCGATGAGAAGGAATCAACTCCATCGAAACCAGTCAAAACAGGTCCTACTCATAGAAGCTCGAAAAATCCGCCAGCAATGGGACCAATTTCAAAGGAACGCCGCACAAAAGCAGCCcgaaagttgaaatttgacgaAGAGACCACATCGCCCGTCTCCGGAACAATTATAATATCGCTGGAGGAGGTCATCAACAGTGATATTCCTAGAGAATCTGGAGATATCGATCCGCAGTTCAATCTAGTAGAGATATCAGATGAAGTTCGTGCTGAACTTGCTACTATTCCAAACGTAATCGGTGCCTATAATTGTAAACTGTGTCGCCTGGAGTTCGAAGATGCCTTTGGTCTCGCCCAGCACCGCTGTGCGTGTATCGTTTTGTTAGAATATCGTTGTCCAGAGTGCAGTAAACGTTTCAATTGTCCAGCAAATCTGGCATCGCATCGTCGATGGCACAAACCTCGCGACCAAGTAGCGAAGAAAGGTGATGCGGAAAAATCTGGTGATGATTCTGAGTGTAAATACCGCTGTGAGCAATGCAACAAAACGTTCAAACGCCCTGCCTATCTAAAGAAGCATCAGTTAACacataataaaactaaaaacaaaccTAAACATAATCAATCAAGTGCCGAATGCGAGCCAAATGCCAGAAGCAACAATGTGACTGGGTATCCCAGCAGCAGCGGTGAGGAATCAAACAATTCCGCCGACAGTCGCAATACTGTCTACGTAAGCCATATGACTGAAGTGCCGCAAGCTGTGTTCACCGTCGTGGCCAGTGAACCTCCCCAACGTACCGATCTGCTTCATCATAATTACCACGCACAACTATCCGGTCCATCGTCGCAACATTCAACCACTACCACTGAGTATAATACAATAGAGGAAGACGATGACTACGAGGAACGTGCTCTAGTAATCAACGAAGATTACCAGGAACAGGAAATGGAGGAGATTCGTTCGGCTTACTGCGATCGATTCACGGAAGAAGAAAACATTGCAGCGGCAGCTTTGGCTCATCTACGTAATGGTCCATCGGTGATCCGACATACCACCGCTCTGGTTGTCTAA